The Setaria viridis chromosome 6, Setaria_viridis_v4.0, whole genome shotgun sequence genome contains a region encoding:
- the LOC140223203 gene encoding uncharacterized protein, which yields MAHRTRSGSVPNGSQVPPPPPPPTTLESILAAQTELLRHIAQGQQQQQPQGGRAHHQPHVARYEDFLGTQPPLFHKTEDPLDADAWIRAIESKFSLLTAYCPDENKVRFTVQQLRGSALLWWEHYHAMQPADHVVGWEEFKTAFRSHHIPEGLLERKLNEFLALTQGGHDVLHYAQAFNDLCCYAGYHADSDEKKQDRFCRGLSLELKERLNPIKVGSYNELVNLAISQEDCMKALKADMKRKAPMPAPSPPAQKYRMIPPPAPRRPAQPGRWVARPPPQEAPRFPGFQPQGPRPALLMPLRPVTGNRCFTCRNSGHFATDCPRNQNQRPGQNNTSSNKGKKPKVQVRQGRLNFTTLAELPEGAPMMTGSFTPSEP from the exons atggcacatCGCACACGCTCCGGCTCTGTTCCCAATGGCAGCcaggtgcctcccccacctccgcctccgaccaccctcgagtcgatcttggcagcccaaaccgagctgttgaggcacatcgctcaggggcagcagcagcagcagccccaaggaggaagggcccatcatcagccacatgttgctcgctatgaggattttctggggacccagcctcctctgtttcacaagacggaggacccactTGACGCTGATGCCTGGATTCGCGCTATCGAGTCTAAGTTCTCCCTGCTCACTGCatattgcccggatgagaacaaggttcggttcaCCGTGCAacagttgcgtggttctgctctcctgtggtgggaacactaccacgccatgcagccggccgatcacgtcgtcggctgggaggaattcaagacggcgttcaggagCCATCACATCCCGGAGGGacttctggagcgcaagctcaatgagttcctggctctcacccagggaggccatgatgtcctgcactatgcgcaggctttcaacgacctgtgttgctatgcaggctatcatgcggactccgatgaaAAGAAGCAGGACCGCTTCtgcagaggcttgagtttggagctcaaggaaaggctgaaccccatcaaagtgggttcctacaatgaactAGTGAACttggcaatttcccaggaagattgcatgaaggctctcaaggccgatATGAAGAGAAAAGCCCCAATGCCGGCACCTAGCCCGCCTGCCCAGAAGTACAGAATGATTCCCCCACCAGCGCCTCGCAGGCctgcacagcctgggagatgggttgctcgacctccaccgcaggaagcacctcgtttccccggtttccagccgcaagggccccgccctgctctcctgatgccactgcgcccggtcactggaaaccgctgtttcacttgcAGGAACTCAGGTCACTTCGCCACggactgcccccgcaaccaGAATCAACGACCCGGTCAGAACAATACATCgagcaacaaggggaagaagccaaaggtgcaggtccgacaaggcaggctgaacttcaccacccttgctgaacttccagagggcgcaccaatgatgacgg gtagcttcacaccaagtgagccgTAA